Sequence from the Bremerella volcania genome:
TCGAAAATTTAATGAAGCTGTCTAATTCTCTTCAGGAGCAGGCTAAGTAGATCTTTGAGGCGGTCGAAAGAGGCATCCGTGCTATGCCGGAATTCTTAATCGTGTTGCATCGTAAAGTCGCGGACGTTTCGGACGATGTGCCGGGCAAGGAAATTGCCAAGGCCGAGATCTTTCTCGCTCGGCTTGCTCGGAAGTTGGGGGTCGTCTCGCTGACCGATTTCAAGAGCCAATCCCCTGCGGTGACCGATGCGTTGGCAGGGCTCAACGGGATTGATCTGTCCGACGTCAAGCTCGAAAAAGAAACCTGGTACGCACCCCTGCAAGGTTTACAAACCGTCACCGCGCTGCGCGACCACCTGCACTCCCACCCGGCGACACTTCCCAATACAAAAGAAGTGCTTGGCGAACTCGACCAGTGGAGTCACGTCCTGACCCAGGCAACTAAGGAAGGTGTGCCCTGGCATCTATTGGTTGCGATTTAGTAGGTTCCGTAGGGCCCGCGTGTCGCGGGTCGGATACCTGGTACCTGCTTTGTGACCCGCGACACGCGGGCCCTACCTCAGCTTGGCGAAACGAACCAGGCTGTGCCTGCGATCATCGCCAGGGCAAAAGCCGATAGCCAGGCCGCTTGGGTGCTCACCGGTGAGTCTTCTCTCCATAGTTCGGTCGGCGAACCCAACCGGTGCCACAGCCAGAAGCCGCTCGGGATGGTCACGATACCAAACAGCCACATCGTCCAAATGGGCGAGCCTGTCCTCAGTATCTCTTGGCAATCTCCAACTTGCTCGAAAGATCCGAGTCCTAGATAAGCCCCGTTGGCAATCAGACAGAAGCCGGCGAAGAACTGTAAAAGCCCACGCGGCCAGGTCCAGCCGCGCGGAATCAGACTCCAGGCAATCAGTGGAAAGAGCGCGCCGAATAACGGCCCCAACCAGACGACTATCGCTGGCCAAGGATTCGGCGAGACATCTGTTCTGGAGATAGCAAAAGGACTGAGAACGACGTTGGTCACCGTTCCGCCACTGGCAATTGCCGCCACGATGTGCCCCGTCTCGTGTACCGTCATCATCCCCAGCCAGCAAACCCCAAGCCAGCACAGGCAAAATAAGATGACCCAGAACGGACGCATGAAAAGAACTTTCTAAAACTCGATCGGCGGATGGGTCTATGATAATGTGAAAGGCAATACCCTTCCCCTTTTGTGCCGAGATATTTCATGAACCGTTTTCTCTCGCTCGCTTTGCTTCTTGCGACTTGTGCGGCTGCCGAAGCCCAGCAGCAGTTGCAACTTCCCAAGCGTTGGACGTACAGTGCTCCGTTGATTTCGCCGGAAGTTCGCGAGAAGGCGCCAAGTCACGCTCAGAAAGATCCCACCGTGGTCTATTTCGAGGGGAAGTGGCACGTCTTCATGACGGCCAAGCTCGAAGGTCGTTCGGTGATCGAGTACTGCTCGTTCGCCGACTGGAACGATGCGGACAAGGCGGCGCGGACCATTCTGCCGGTCAGTGAGAGCGACTATTACTGTGCCCCGCAGGTCTTTTACTTCACGCCCCATAAAAAGTGGTACCTGATCTACCAGGTTGGCATGCCAATGCAGAAGAAGATGTGGGTTGCCTACTCAACCACCGAGGACATTGCCGACCCCACCAGCTGGACCCAGGCTGCGCCGATTCTGGATGGCGGACCGAACGATCCGCGACCGCAAGGTGGTCTCGACTACTGGATCATCTGCGATGACTCCAAAGCGTATCTCTTCTACACGACCCTCAACGGCAAGATGTGGCGGCTGTCGACGCCAATCGACCAGTTTCCCCGCGGTTTCGACGACTGCCAGCTCGCTTTGGAAGACAAAATCTTCGAGGCCAGCCACACTTATCGCGTTCAGGGGCAAGACAAGTACCTCACCCTGATCGAAGAAAACGGCAGACGCTACTTCAAAGCCTACGTCGCCGATTCTCTGGACGGCAAGTGGACGCCGCTGGCAGCCACGGCGAAGAACCCTTTTGCCGCTTACTCGAACATTGAACCGGCCGATGGCGTCGAGCCGTGGACCGAAAACGTCAGCCATGGCGAACTCATCCGGGCAGGTCACGACCAGACATTGACCATCGACCCGGCCGACATGCGGTTCATCTTTCAAGGAATGTGGGACAAAGATAAGCAGGGCAAAGCATACGGTAGGTTCTCGTGGCGAATCGGCA
This genomic interval carries:
- a CDS encoding non-reducing end alpha-L-arabinofuranosidase family hydrolase — its product is MNRFLSLALLLATCAAAEAQQQLQLPKRWTYSAPLISPEVREKAPSHAQKDPTVVYFEGKWHVFMTAKLEGRSVIEYCSFADWNDADKAARTILPVSESDYYCAPQVFYFTPHKKWYLIYQVGMPMQKKMWVAYSTTEDIADPTSWTQAAPILDGGPNDPRPQGGLDYWIICDDSKAYLFYTTLNGKMWRLSTPIDQFPRGFDDCQLALEDKIFEASHTYRVQGQDKYLTLIEENGRRYFKAYVADSLDGKWTPLAATAKNPFAAYSNIEPADGVEPWTENVSHGELIRAGHDQTLTIDPADMRFIFQGMWDKDKQGKAYGRFSWRIGMLTPKTEMTAQP